A DNA window from Accipiter gentilis chromosome 30, bAccGen1.1, whole genome shotgun sequence contains the following coding sequences:
- the ENTPD6 gene encoding ectonucleoside triphosphate diphosphohydrolase 6 — MEAMKISKRFFAFGILACIAIYVAYIKWHLDSKPVVGATEGVAESRGDKLNHRSLTTDLSVFYGIMFDAGSTGTRIHIFKFTQQPKETPKLTHETFKALKPGLSAYADDVEKSGQGIKELLEVAKKEVPMELWKFTPLVLKATAGLRLLPGEKAQKLLDKVKEIFQASPFFVRDNCVTIMNGTDEGISAWITINFLTGSLDDPQKRSVGMLDLGGGSTQITFLPRTEATLQTSPAGHTTSFQMFNNTYKLYSYSYLGLGLMSARLAILGGVEGKPLGEGEELISPCLPPGFKSEWQHAEIVYKIKGQKAGEPLYESCSNKVAKMLYKKVHKAEEVKDLDFYTFSYYYDRAAEVGLIDKEKGGSLTVGDFEIAAKYVCKTMEISPGSSPFLCMDLTYITILLQELGFPKSQVFKLARKIDNVETSWALGATFHYIDSLNRLQY; from the exons ATGGAAGCCATGAAGATATCAAAGCGGTTCTTCGCTTTTGGGATTTTGGCATGCATAGCTATTTATGTTGCATACATAAAATGGCACTTGGATTCCAAACCAGTCGTGGGAGCAACAGAAGGAGTGGCTGAAAGCAGGGGAGACAAACTGAACCATCGGTCGCTGACCACAGATCTCTCGGTTTTTTATGGAATTATGTTTGACGCAGGAAGCACAGGAACTCGCatccatatttttaaatttacacaGCAGCCAAAAG AGACTCCCAAATTAACCCATGAGACGTTTAAAGCACTGAAGCCAGGTCTATCTGCATATGCCGATGATGTTGAAAAg AGTGGCCAGGGAATAAAAGAGCTCCTGGAGGTGGCGAAGAAAGAAGTTCCTATGGAGCTGTGGAAGTTTACTCCTCTGGTCCTGAAAGCCACAGCTGGCTTACGGTTGCTGCCAGGAGAGAAAGCTCAGAAGTTGCTGGATAAG GTGAAGGAGATTTTTCAGGCCTCCCCCTTCTTCGTGAGGGACAACTGCGTGACGATAATGAACGGAACCGATGAAG GTATTTCAGCCTGGATCACAATAAATTTTTTAACAG GTAGCCTAGATGATCCGCAGAAGAGAAGTGTAGGGATGCTGGATTTGGGTGGTGGATCAACACAGATCACCTTCCTTCCACGCACTGAG GCCACTCTCCAGACATCACCAGCTGGCCATACAACTTCATTTCAGATGTTTAACAACACCTACAAGCTGTATTCATACAG TTACCTGGGACTCGGGCTGATGTCAGCGAGGCTCGCCATTTTAGGAGGAGTTGAGGGAAAACCCT TAGGAGAAGGGGAGGAATTGATCAGCCCTTGTTTACCACCTGGCTTCAAATCTGAATGGCAGCATGCTGAGATAGTGTACAAAATTAAAGGACAGAAGGCAG GTGAGCCTCTGTATGAGTCTTGTTCTAACAAAGTGGCAAAGATGCTGTACAAAAAAGTGCATAAAGCTGAGGAAGTGAAGGACTTGGATTTTTACACTTTCTCCTACTACTATGACCGTGCAGCAGAGGTTGGTCTCATAG ataaagaaaaaggaggaagctTAACTGTTGGTGACTTTGAAATTGCAGCTAAATACG taTGTAAGACCATGGAAATCAGCCCCGGAAGCAGCCCTTTTCTCTGCATGGACCTCACGTACATCACCATCCTCCTGCAAGAACTGGGTTTCCCGAAGAGCCAAGTCTTTAAG CTTGCCCGGAAAATTGACAATGTTGAAACGAGCTGGGCATTGGGAGCCACTTTTCATTACATCGACTCACTCAATAGACTGCAGTACTAA